The Vigna unguiculata cultivar IT97K-499-35 chromosome 6, ASM411807v1, whole genome shotgun sequence genome contains a region encoding:
- the LOC114187069 gene encoding multiple organellar RNA editing factor 1, mitochondrial, translating into MASSLIRLRRTLRALSGITQSISVTHAPSFSAPVRCAVSWNCHSPKGVVQSRSFRSSSTSLLSVRSSQSNIPDEIGPDTILFEGCDYNHWLFVMDFPRDKLPPPEEMVRVYEETCAKGLNISVEEAKKKIYACSTTTYTGFQAVMTEEESKKFEGLPGVIFVLPDSYIDPVNKQYGGDQYINGTIIPRPPPVQYVRNQGRRDRNRSPGQYNRQENPVPSSQGNPSYNGQESMPGDGRNYAPPQNYPPPQNHGQASQNYPPRQNYGQASQNYPPQQNYGQASQNYPPQQNYGQASQNYSPQQKYGQTSPNYPPQQNYGQASQNYPPQQKYGQTSQNYPPQQNYSQASPNLPPQQNYGQASPNFPSQQNYSQASQNYPPQQNYGLASQNHPPQQNFDQAPQNYPQYAQQQGFGPPGGQGERSYMPQQNIGRPGQGERRDPVPRHGASDVRGDTFVPSYMKDFKPSYMDEFEQAERGNYPAKEQTESQQRYPPSGPDNFTGQGRY; encoded by the exons ATGGCGTCGTCGTTAATTCGCCTCCGCCGAACCCTCAGAGCACTCTCCGGCATCACCCAGTCCATCTCCGTCACGCATGCGCCGTCGTTTTCCGCCCCTGTCAGGTGCGCCGTTTCATGGAATTGCCACTCTCCGAAGGGGGTGGTTCAGTCCCGTTCTTTCAGGTCATCTTCAACTTCTCTCCTTTCTGTTAGATCCTCGCAGAGCAACATCCCCGACGAGATTGGTCCCGATACCATTCTCTTCGAGGGCTGCGACTACAACCACTGGCTCTTCGTCATGGACTTCCCCAGAGACAAATTACCCCCTCCCGAAGAAATGGTTCGTGTTTACGAGGAAACTTGTGCCAAGGGCCTCAACATCAG TGTGGAAGAAGCGAAGAAGAAGATATATGCGTGCAGCACAACAACTTACACAGGCTTTCAGGCAGTCATGACCGAAGAAGAGTCTAAAAAATTTGAAG GTCTTCCTGGAGTCATCTTTGTGCTACCAGATTCCTATATTGATCCAGTGAACAAGCAGTACGGGG GAGATCAGTACATTAATGGAACTATTATCCCCCGACCTCCACCGGTACAGTATGTGAGAAATCAGGGAAGACGAGACCGGAATAGAAGTCCTGGTCAGTACAACCGACAAGAGAACCCAGTGCCAAGCTCTCAAGGGAATCCCTCTTACAATGGTCAGGAGTCCATGCCAGGGGATGGAAGAAACTATGCGCCTCCACAAAATTATCCACCCCCACAGAACCATGGTCAAGCATCACAGAATTATCCGCCTCGACAGAATTATGGCCAAGCATCACAAAATTATCCACCCCAACAGAACTATGGCCAAGCATCACAAAATTATCCACCCCAACAGAATTATGGCCAAGCATCTCAGAATTATTCACCACAACAGAAATATGGCCAGACATCACCGAACTATCCTCCCCAACAAAATTATGGCCAAGCATCTCAGAATTATCCACCACAACAGAAATATGGCCAGACATCACAAAACTATCCTCCCCAACAAAATTATAGCCAAGCATCACCCAATTTACCCCCCCAACAGAACTATGGTCAGGCATCACCCAACTTTCCATCCCAACAGAACTATAGTCAGGCTTCGCAAAATTATCCACCCCAACAGAACTATGGTCTGGCATCGCAAAATCATCCACCTCAGCAGAACTTCGATCAAGCACCACAGAACTATCCACAATATGCTCAGCAGCAGGGCTTTGGACCTCCAGGAGGACAAGGGGAAAGGAGTTATATGCCACAGCAGAACATTGGACGACCCGGACAAGGAGAAAGAAGAGATCCTGTGCCTAGGCATGGTGCTTCAGATGTCAGGGGTGACACTTTTGTACCGTCATATATGAAGGATTTCAAGCCATCATACATGGATGAATTTGAACAGGCTGAGCGGGGgaattatcctgccaaagaacAGACAGAGTCTCAACAAAGATATCCACCTTCTGGCCCAGACAATTTTACTGGACAG gGAAGATATTGA